TTCATTTAAAACATTTAAAGCGCTTACATAATATGGGAGGTGTGAATTAAATAAGCGAATATTATTACTATTTAAATCATTAACTGTTATCTATTTGAAGATTAACATGATAGAAGTCGACTAATTAGGACTAATAATAAAATGGAGATATATCAAAAAGTAGTTGTAGTTATAACGCGTGTATGGGGGCTAGTGTTGTTTGGCAATGTAATATCTCACTTATCAATCATTGGAAAAAGATATGATAAACGAAATACCACATCAATCAAACTAAAGCAACGCCTGCTAATCAAATATTTATGAATTAGAAAGGTGATGTATATGAGTATCAATAGTACTGGGAATAGTAATACAAAAAGATCTAGCAATAGAAAAACACTTTTTCAAAATATTGCAAGTCACAAACAACTCTATCTAATGCTATTACCATGCATAATATTTTTCCTTGTATTTTCTTATCTACCTATGGCGGGTATGATACTAGCGTTTAAAGAATTTCGTTTTGATGCGGGATTATTTGGTGGTGCATGGGTAGGACTTAAGTATTTCGAGCAATTCTTCAGTGATCCAAAAAGTCTTGTCTTCATAAAAAACACACTAATCATAAGTTCTATGAAGCTATTCCTAGGATTACCTTTTCCAATAATATTAGCATTGATGTTTAATGAAATAAAAAGTGATAAACTCAGGAATTTATTCCAAAGTATTTCATATCTTCCACATTTCCTGTCTTGGGTTATTATAGTTGGTATTTTACAACGAATACTAGCACCTGATACAGGATTGCTAAATCAAATCATACAGCTCTTCGGCGGGGAAGGAGATTCATTCTTTTTAATGCAAGAATCTGCTTTCTATAATGTTATGTTTTGGAGTCATATTTGGAAAGATATCGGGTGGAGCTCAATTATCTACTTCGCGGCAATTGCCGGTATAAGCCCTGAGTATTATGAAGCTGCC
This genomic window from Sporosarcina sp. Marseille-Q4063 contains:
- a CDS encoding sugar ABC transporter permease, which encodes MSINSTGNSNTKRSSNRKTLFQNIASHKQLYLMLLPCIIFFLVFSYLPMAGMILAFKEFRFDAGLFGGAWVGLKYFEQFFSDPKSLVFIKNTLIISSMKLFLGLPFPIILALMFNEIKSDKLRNLFQSISYLPHFLSWVIIVGILQRILAPDTGLLNQIIQLFGGEGDSFFLMQESAFYNVMFWSHIWKDIGWSSIIYFAAIAGISPEYYEAAKIDGAGKFKQIWHITLPGMRPAIIILFILSLGSILSAGFDQIYLLMTPGTVEVAEIIDTYVIKVGLQGGQFGYATAVGMMQGVIGLILVLLVNYIAKRKFETSLF